Proteins encoded together in one Nostoc sp. PCC 7524 window:
- a CDS encoding GumC family protein, whose product MKAKTLEVDSTIKSREAIDLDFHRYLLMLKRRWILTVGIFFATAGFGVFATTLMKPSYEAAGKLLFRIPAFNIVGSNLLPNSSEGEFRGLRALVSTQNPISTEVEVITSYPLLQRTIDALKLKNNQGKPLTVKALAKNLDLKIVGGTDVLQITYKSRNPEEAAAVVNSVMNVYLENDILTNRTEVEATRRFMARQLPQTQAAVSTAEVALRKFKQQNNIVDLTEEARSAVTIIGGLDTEINTVKASLNEITAQSNELRKKVGLDSPQAIAMSTLSQSPAVQGALTQYQDIERQLATERSRFSEAHPTIVNLEARKSNLKTLLQQQINQTLGKRTTVSPKLLQIGELQQGLITDFLRSEVQRLGLAQRLTSLSNSRATYEQRMQKMPQLEQTLRELQRTLEVAQSTYQNLLRKTQELQVAEHKNTANARIISQALVPEEPVLKKKIIVVVLSVMFGAFLSTTTVLLLEMRDRSLKTLQEIRQVFEYTLLGIIPTSPVSHKTMSFYLQDTESITPSIAVRDRPYSLTSEMYRMLQANLKFLSSDKELKTIVVTSSVPKEGKSSVSANLALAISQMGRKVLLIDADMRVPSQHKIWELSHTSGLSDVLVGQSQFNETVSQVTHYLDVLTAGVRPPNPLALLDSKRMALLIQDFSDQYDVVIIDSPPLLLAADALTLSQMSDGILLVARPGVIDNSSADTVQEMLERCGHNVLGLVVNGLIEQNEFGSYFYHAQEYFSSENLPKEASADLQIR is encoded by the coding sequence ATGAAAGCTAAAACATTAGAAGTTGATTCAACTATTAAATCTAGAGAGGCAATTGACCTAGATTTCCACCGCTATCTATTGATGCTAAAAAGGCGATGGATACTAACTGTAGGCATATTTTTCGCCACAGCAGGCTTTGGAGTTTTTGCAACCACCTTGATGAAGCCATCATACGAAGCAGCCGGAAAACTCTTATTCCGCATTCCTGCTTTTAACATCGTTGGTTCTAATCTCTTACCTAATAGCTCGGAAGGAGAATTTAGAGGTTTGAGAGCTCTTGTATCAACACAAAATCCGATTAGTACCGAAGTAGAAGTGATCACTTCCTATCCTTTGTTGCAACGGACAATAGACGCACTCAAACTCAAAAACAACCAAGGTAAACCTTTAACGGTTAAGGCATTAGCAAAAAACTTGGATCTGAAAATTGTTGGCGGCACAGATGTATTGCAGATTACTTATAAAAGTCGTAATCCTGAAGAAGCCGCAGCCGTAGTTAATAGTGTTATGAATGTTTATTTAGAAAATGACATTCTGACAAATCGCACTGAGGTAGAAGCAACGCGGCGATTTATGGCTAGGCAGTTGCCTCAAACTCAAGCAGCTGTAAGCACCGCCGAAGTGGCGCTACGCAAATTTAAGCAGCAAAATAACATTGTAGACCTCACAGAAGAGGCAAGGTCAGCTGTCACCATTATTGGGGGATTAGACACAGAGATTAACACCGTCAAAGCGTCACTCAACGAGATCACAGCGCAAAGCAATGAACTCCGCAAAAAAGTAGGTTTGGATTCCCCGCAAGCGATCGCCATGAGTACCCTGAGCCAATCGCCTGCTGTACAGGGAGCTTTGACACAATACCAAGATATAGAGCGACAGTTAGCAACGGAGCGTAGTCGGTTCTCAGAAGCCCATCCGACAATTGTTAACCTAGAAGCGAGAAAAAGCAACTTAAAAACCCTGCTACAACAGCAAATTAACCAAACACTGGGCAAGCGCACCACAGTTTCCCCAAAACTATTGCAAATTGGCGAACTTCAACAAGGACTAATTACAGATTTTCTGCGATCGGAAGTGCAGCGTTTGGGATTAGCACAAAGACTAACTTCTCTATCTAATTCTCGTGCTACCTATGAACAGCGTATGCAAAAGATGCCTCAATTAGAACAAACTCTGCGTGAGTTACAAAGGACACTAGAAGTCGCTCAATCTACATATCAAAATCTACTCCGAAAAACTCAAGAACTACAGGTAGCGGAACATAAAAATACAGCCAACGCTCGCATTATTTCTCAGGCTTTAGTTCCAGAAGAACCAGTCTTAAAGAAAAAAATTATTGTAGTTGTACTCAGTGTCATGTTTGGTGCTTTTCTATCAACTACAACTGTTCTACTTCTAGAAATGAGAGATCGGTCTCTTAAAACTCTCCAGGAGATTAGACAAGTATTTGAATATACCTTGTTGGGAATCATCCCCACCTCTCCGGTATCTCACAAAACTATGAGTTTCTATCTCCAAGATACAGAATCAATAACTCCGTCCATTGCTGTTAGAGATAGGCCTTACTCTTTAACAAGTGAAATGTATCGAATGCTGCAAGCAAATCTGAAATTCCTAAGTTCAGATAAAGAATTAAAAACTATAGTCGTAACTAGCTCGGTTCCCAAAGAAGGTAAATCCTCAGTTTCGGCTAATTTGGCCTTAGCAATCTCGCAAATGGGACGTAAAGTGTTACTAATTGATGCAGATATGCGAGTGCCTTCTCAGCACAAAATTTGGGAACTCAGTCATACATCTGGGTTGAGTGATGTATTGGTGGGTCAGTCTCAATTCAACGAAACCGTATCTCAAGTAACGCATTATCTTGATGTACTAACTGCTGGAGTTAGACCACCCAATCCGCTAGCTTTACTTGACTCGAAGCGGATGGCATTACTTATTCAGGATTTTTCTGATCAATATGATGTTGTCATTATTGATTCTCCCCCTTTACTCCTAGCAGCTGATGCACTGACTTTAAGTCAAATGTCTGATGGCATTTTGCTAGTAGCTCGTCCTGGGGTTATTGATAACAGCAGTGCTGATACTGTGCAAGAAATGTTAGAACGATGCGGTCACAATGTTTTAGGTTTAGTCGTGAATGGGCTAATTGAGCAAAATGAATTTGGCAGCTATTTTTATCATGCCCAAGAGTATTTTAGTTCAGAGAATTTACCAAAAGAAGCTAGTGCGGATTTACAAATTCGTTAA
- a CDS encoding endo-1,4-beta-xylanase, which produces MYKRLMSRRRTLWLGLGTLASIGALFKNQVMSWNNQTQAIETANRDFKVVGGASLKQRAAAKGLIYGVAIRYHNLFSNQKLAAVIAQECGMIVPEWELKWHVGNKPLRPTPDTFDFSAADRMVKFSRTHKMQVRGHTLVWHESLPPWFGETVNRQNAEQFLTKHIQTVVRHYAGQMHSWDVVNEAIEIDDGKPRGLRNTPWWQLLGENYIDLAFRVAAEADPKALLVYNDYGLDYDTPEDEAKRTAVLKLLERLKSQGTPIHALGTQAHLSGGDNRFHPRKLRKFLSDVADMGLKILITEMDVKDRTLPVNIQERDRIIAAAYEDFLSTVLDEPAVIAVLTWGLSDRYTWLSEFRPRPDRLPVRPLPFDADMNRKLAWNAIARAFDQAPKR; this is translated from the coding sequence ATGTACAAACGTTTAATGTCGAGAAGACGTACTTTGTGGTTGGGTTTGGGAACTTTAGCCAGCATAGGTGCTTTGTTTAAAAATCAAGTCATGTCCTGGAATAACCAGACGCAAGCGATTGAGACTGCCAACAGAGACTTTAAGGTTGTTGGGGGAGCTTCTCTAAAGCAGCGAGCTGCTGCTAAGGGGTTAATTTATGGAGTCGCGATTCGCTACCACAACCTCTTCTCTAACCAAAAACTTGCGGCTGTGATTGCTCAAGAGTGTGGCATGATAGTTCCAGAATGGGAACTCAAGTGGCACGTTGGTAATAAGCCCCTCCGCCCTACGCCAGATACCTTTGATTTTAGTGCGGCGGATCGGATGGTCAAATTCAGCCGTACTCACAAGATGCAGGTGCGAGGACACACCTTAGTCTGGCATGAGTCTTTACCACCCTGGTTTGGAGAAACTGTCAATCGCCAAAATGCCGAGCAGTTTTTGACTAAGCATATTCAAACTGTTGTCAGGCATTATGCAGGACAGATGCACTCTTGGGATGTGGTCAATGAAGCCATTGAAATTGATGATGGTAAGCCTCGTGGTTTGCGAAACACGCCTTGGTGGCAGCTTTTAGGGGAAAACTATATTGATTTAGCATTTCGTGTGGCTGCTGAGGCTGACCCCAAAGCGTTATTAGTCTACAACGACTATGGACTTGATTATGATACCCCTGAAGATGAAGCAAAAAGAACTGCTGTACTGAAGCTATTAGAACGGTTAAAGTCTCAGGGGACACCAATTCATGCTTTGGGAACTCAAGCGCATTTATCAGGCGGTGACAATCGTTTTCATCCCCGCAAACTCCGTAAATTTCTCAGTGATGTAGCTGATATGGGTTTGAAAATTCTCATTACGGAGATGGATGTCAAAGATAGAACATTACCAGTGAATATTCAGGAGCGCGATCGCATCATTGCCGCAGCCTATGAAGATTTTCTCTCCACCGTCCTCGATGAACCAGCTGTCATTGCTGTACTCACTTGGGGGTTGAGCGATCGCTATACATGGCTGTCAGAATTTCGTCCTAGGCCAGATAGATTACCAGTACGTCCTCTACCATTTGACGCAGATATGAACCGCAAGTTGGCATGGAATGCCATTGCCCGTGCTTTTGATCAAGCGCCTAAGCGTTAG
- a CDS encoding WecB/TagA/CpsF family glycosyltransferase → MNKKDPFTSLIPLKPDISTPVFLERVNICGVKIDPYSFDEVVERIVDHALASKKPEYVVTPNAMHILTLTKDADFREIYRRAFFVVPDGVSLLWAAKFLNTPLNGRVNGTDLFEKLCAVASETGLKVFLLGGRPGAAEKAKKILKSRYPSLKIVGTHCPPYNFESQIAELEVINSKIKAAHPDLLFVGLGAPKQEKWIAAHYQQLGVPISVGIGVSFELVAHMVKRAPIWMQKMGLEWLFRLIVEPKRLWKRYILGNPLFIWLVLKQRLGLFSLQ, encoded by the coding sequence ATGAATAAAAAAGATCCTTTTACCTCCCTTATACCCCTTAAACCAGACATTTCTACACCCGTTTTTCTGGAGAGAGTTAACATTTGTGGTGTCAAAATTGACCCATACAGTTTTGATGAAGTTGTCGAACGCATTGTAGACCATGCACTTGCAAGTAAAAAGCCAGAATATGTAGTAACTCCCAACGCCATGCACATTCTGACCTTAACCAAGGATGCTGATTTTCGTGAAATTTATCGTCGGGCTTTTTTCGTCGTCCCAGATGGGGTGTCACTTCTGTGGGCTGCTAAATTTTTAAACACTCCTCTTAATGGTCGAGTCAATGGTACAGACCTATTTGAAAAGCTTTGTGCTGTGGCTTCAGAAACAGGACTTAAGGTGTTTTTGTTAGGAGGTCGTCCAGGAGCAGCAGAGAAGGCCAAGAAAATTCTCAAATCTAGATATCCATCTTTAAAGATTGTAGGGACACATTGTCCCCCCTATAATTTTGAGTCTCAAATAGCGGAATTAGAAGTAATTAACTCCAAAATCAAAGCTGCTCATCCTGATCTTTTGTTTGTAGGCTTGGGTGCGCCTAAACAAGAAAAGTGGATAGCTGCTCATTATCAACAGCTAGGAGTGCCTATTTCTGTGGGGATTGGAGTCAGCTTTGAGTTGGTTGCCCACATGGTGAAAAGAGCGCCTATCTGGATGCAGAAAATGGGATTGGAGTGGTTATTTCGGCTAATTGTGGAGCCTAAACGTTTGTGGAAACGTTATATCCTCGGTAATCCTCTGTTTATCTGGCTGGTGTTAAAACAACGCTTAGGTTTGTTCAGCTTGCAGTGA
- a CDS encoding glycosyltransferase family 2 protein, translated as MLIAICVATYKRPEGLKRLMVGLNQLTFMEIETPNIEVIIVDNDASKSAQAFCEQLQPYFKWQLKYCTEPQQGISYARNKAIASVSDHADFLAFIDDDEVPESNWLEKLLSVQQTYDADVVAGPVLPYFPDQEVPNWVVQGRFFEPQRYPTGYLLKVAFAGNVLIRFQVLQAMNKMFDERFALTGGEDTHFFMGIYRAGYKMVWADEAVAYEWVPKSRTNVQWILKRGYRCYISQGVCEKEFYPLIQVLPKRIITGMGRIILGIFSFLPSLLLSRHLFIQALLQICKGVGMLSGLAGRRYEEYKNIHSV; from the coding sequence ATGTTGATTGCTATATGTGTTGCCACTTATAAACGACCCGAAGGCTTAAAACGCTTAATGGTAGGTCTTAATCAACTTACCTTTATGGAAATAGAAACGCCCAATATAGAGGTGATTATTGTTGATAATGATGCTAGTAAATCTGCTCAAGCCTTTTGTGAACAACTCCAGCCGTATTTTAAATGGCAGCTAAAGTATTGTACTGAACCACAACAAGGTATTTCTTATGCTCGCAACAAAGCTATAGCATCTGTATCTGATCATGCAGACTTCTTGGCATTCATTGATGATGATGAAGTGCCTGAATCTAACTGGTTAGAAAAGCTTTTATCTGTACAGCAAACATATGATGCAGATGTGGTAGCTGGGCCTGTGTTGCCTTACTTTCCAGATCAAGAGGTTCCTAATTGGGTGGTCCAAGGTAGATTTTTTGAGCCGCAACGTTACCCCACAGGCTATCTGTTGAAAGTTGCTTTTGCTGGGAACGTCCTCATTCGTTTCCAGGTATTGCAGGCAATGAATAAAATGTTCGACGAACGCTTTGCCTTAACAGGTGGTGAAGATACTCACTTTTTTATGGGTATTTACCGTGCAGGCTACAAAATGGTATGGGCAGATGAGGCAGTCGCCTATGAATGGGTTCCCAAAAGTCGTACAAATGTCCAGTGGATTCTCAAGCGGGGTTATCGCTGTTACATTTCTCAGGGTGTGTGTGAAAAAGAGTTTTATCCCTTAATCCAAGTTTTACCTAAACGGATAATTACAGGAATGGGAAGAATTATTTTAGGAATATTTAGCTTTCTGCCATCTCTGCTGTTGAGTAGACATCTATTTATCCAAGCCTTACTACAAATTTGCAAAGGTGTCGGAATGTTATCAGGTCTAGCCGGGAGGCGTTACGAAGAGTACAAAAACATTCACAGTGTTTAA
- a CDS encoding glycosyltransferase family 2 protein, whose translation MTLTVSIIINNYNYGRYLSQAIDSALNQTYPNTEVIVVDDGSTDDSQQVIASYGDRISPLLKQNGGQASALNAGFIISRGEIVIFLDADDYLLPNTVEQVVAVWQPNVAKVQYRLKMVDGVGKFLCLHPPAELPFDSEEVLPILLESGQYNTTITSGNAFSRSTLTQVLPIPEAEFRICADGYLVTLAPFYGQVVSIDQPLGINRIHGSNFWAISGEAIPVERLRKSIQHDLQKYQFLTTKATEQGYKITHQLGSRDYIHLKERLASLRLDWQNHPCPDDVPLDLATKGYWAIWKYTKFPWKKKLIFSAWFIWVGVMPKPLAQPAIAWLLNSRTRPKTIDWLLKKSAISLPNP comes from the coding sequence ATGACTTTAACTGTCAGCATTATTATCAATAACTATAACTATGGTCGATATCTATCACAGGCCATTGATAGCGCCCTGAATCAGACTTACCCCAATACTGAAGTGATTGTAGTAGATGACGGTTCCACGGACGACTCCCAGCAAGTTATCGCTAGCTACGGCGATCGCATTTCGCCCTTACTCAAACAAAATGGTGGGCAAGCATCAGCACTCAACGCAGGTTTTATTATTAGCCGAGGAGAAATTGTTATCTTCTTGGATGCAGATGATTACTTATTACCCAATACCGTTGAGCAGGTGGTTGCTGTTTGGCAGCCTAATGTAGCCAAAGTACAATATCGTCTGAAAATGGTTGATGGGGTGGGGAAATTTTTATGTCTTCATCCACCTGCTGAATTACCCTTTGATTCGGAAGAAGTTTTGCCAATTTTGCTAGAAAGTGGGCAATACAACACTACAATTACCAGTGGTAATGCCTTTAGTCGCTCGACTTTAACTCAAGTTCTGCCGATTCCAGAAGCTGAATTTCGCATCTGTGCTGATGGTTATCTAGTAACCCTAGCCCCGTTTTATGGACAAGTAGTCTCCATAGATCAACCTTTAGGTATTAATCGCATACATGGCAGTAATTTTTGGGCTATCTCTGGCGAAGCAATCCCAGTAGAGAGACTACGTAAGTCAATTCAGCACGACTTACAGAAGTATCAATTTTTAACAACGAAAGCTACTGAACAAGGATATAAAATTACCCACCAGTTGGGTTCGCGTGATTATATCCATTTAAAAGAACGACTGGCTTCTTTACGCCTAGACTGGCAAAATCATCCATGTCCTGATGATGTTCCCTTAGATTTGGCTACAAAAGGATACTGGGCAATTTGGAAATATACAAAGTTCCCCTGGAAAAAAAAGCTAATTTTCAGTGCCTGGTTTATTTGGGTAGGAGTAATGCCTAAACCTCTAGCACAACCTGCGATCGCGTGGCTACTCAATTCTCGCACTCGCCCCAAAACTATAGATTGGCTACTAAAAAAATCCGCTATATCGCTTCCTAATCCATAG
- a CDS encoding alkaline phosphatase family protein, with amino-acid sequence MLNKTPVIAIGLDAADALLIEKWINEGHLPNFRKLQQEGGYGRLHNTVNYCGRPEPVASTEILWPAFISGCRADKTGYWDIIKYYPDRYDISCDLADSGSSYHDYPPFYALGEQYKIAVFDQPYAHLCDRVNGVQILGWGGTFPYTESASHPPQLFSQITEKYGNNPILFNDTGMWWDKKYINWEKQALQQSIANRTAICRDLLRRESWDLFLTNFNEPHTVGHDLYAFSDPEHPLYHHVPREKNDVDPVLETYKQIDRAIGEILSEVADHAYILCFSPHGMGLNYSDLLSQTFLPEVLYRYSFPGKVAIAGKLGCTPPPVITKPVRNSWPGNVWVNLHEPNPVKKLIKTWTHKNFLKSNQHGLRSPYSQEALEKPMGWMPSMWFQPLWPQMKAFALPAFADGHIRINLKGRERDGIVTSSEYETICDELTQILYRLQDARTGKPIVKKVVRTRRYATEDDPRLPNSDLIVVWQEQMTDVIDSPDFGRIGPVIYYRSGSHWERGFLMMKGPGITPGSHLPQGDIVDLPATILKLMGLPIPEYFDGKPLVNNLALHRINT; translated from the coding sequence ATGCTGAATAAAACCCCTGTAATCGCCATTGGTTTAGATGCTGCTGATGCCTTATTGATAGAAAAATGGATAAATGAAGGACATCTGCCAAACTTTCGCAAACTCCAACAAGAAGGCGGATATGGTCGTTTGCATAACACGGTTAATTATTGTGGAAGGCCAGAGCCAGTAGCATCAACTGAAATATTATGGCCGGCATTTATCAGTGGGTGTCGAGCAGATAAAACCGGATATTGGGATATTATCAAATATTACCCCGATCGCTATGATATTTCCTGTGACCTAGCTGATAGCGGCAGTAGCTATCACGATTATCCACCCTTCTATGCTTTGGGAGAACAATACAAGATAGCAGTGTTCGATCAACCCTATGCCCATTTGTGCGATCGCGTCAATGGCGTGCAAATTTTAGGCTGGGGAGGAACCTTTCCATACACAGAAAGTGCTTCCCATCCGCCGCAACTGTTCTCACAAATCACTGAAAAATATGGTAACAACCCTATTCTGTTCAACGATACAGGTATGTGGTGGGATAAAAAGTACATCAACTGGGAGAAACAAGCCCTCCAACAAAGTATTGCCAATCGTACTGCCATCTGTAGAGATTTATTGCGTCGGGAATCCTGGGATCTATTTTTGACCAATTTTAATGAACCCCACACAGTTGGGCATGATCTATACGCTTTTAGCGATCCAGAACACCCGCTATATCATCATGTGCCTAGGGAGAAAAACGATGTTGACCCTGTGTTGGAGACTTATAAACAGATAGATAGAGCTATTGGCGAAATTCTATCTGAAGTTGCTGATCATGCTTATATCTTATGTTTCTCACCTCATGGGATGGGACTCAACTACAGCGATTTGTTAAGTCAGACATTCTTACCAGAAGTGCTTTATCGATATAGCTTTCCTGGAAAAGTAGCAATCGCCGGAAAACTAGGATGTACACCTCCACCCGTCATTACCAAACCCGTGAGAAACTCCTGGCCGGGGAATGTTTGGGTAAATTTGCATGAACCTAATCCGGTGAAAAAGTTAATCAAAACCTGGACACATAAAAATTTCCTCAAATCCAATCAGCATGGTTTACGCTCTCCATACTCACAAGAAGCCTTAGAAAAGCCTATGGGCTGGATGCCAAGTATGTGGTTTCAACCCCTGTGGCCGCAAATGAAAGCTTTTGCTCTACCTGCCTTTGCCGATGGACACATCCGCATCAACCTGAAAGGAAGAGAACGAGACGGAATAGTGACGAGTTCTGAATACGAAACAATTTGCGATGAATTGACACAAATTCTCTATCGTTTGCAAGATGCTCGCACAGGTAAGCCTATCGTCAAAAAAGTTGTTCGCACACGTCGATATGCTACCGAAGATGATCCTAGACTGCCAAATTCAGATTTAATCGTTGTGTGGCAAGAGCAAATGACCGATGTCATAGACAGCCCCGACTTTGGTCGGATTGGCCCTGTGATTTACTACCGATCTGGTTCCCACTGGGAGAGAGGATTTCTGATGATGAAAGGCCCTGGTATTACTCCTGGCTCACACTTGCCACAAGGTGACATCGTAGACTTACCCGCAACCATTTTGAAATTGATGGGTTTACCTATACCGGAATACTTTGATGGCAAGCCTTTAGTTAATAATTTAGCTTTGCACAGGATTAATACTTAA
- a CDS encoding oligosaccharide flippase family protein, translated as MQLTFVKSQLARLMQRSIVQATFWLLIARLLRLVMQAAYFVIVARTLGSEQYGAFISVTALVAIFSPFVSWGGGDILIKHVSRHRCLFNECWGNALLLILGSGLISLVLVLLAALIILPPTVSPILVLLIALSDLIFLRILDTTAKAFIAVDMPKISAQINIIAALKSLIAALCLISWFDKPGILIWASLYCFSTMVAALIGFLLVHLIIGAPKISLPRLKSELKDGFLFSISLSAHTIYNDIDKTMLARLSSLEATGIYAASYRLIDVTFVPIAALATAAYVKFFKQGLVGLRGTLQLAKSLSQTVCIYGITASIGLLILAPIVPYILGDEYVNVVENLRWLSPIILLRSIQYLGADALTGAGFQQIRSIIQIGVALFNVLINFWLIPQHSWRGAAWSSLMSDTLLMLSIWLFILFICGYLNTSNKKCLDNLHK; from the coding sequence ATGCAATTAACCTTTGTCAAGTCTCAATTAGCTCGTCTAATGCAGAGATCCATCGTGCAGGCTACCTTTTGGCTGCTAATTGCTAGATTACTGCGTTTAGTGATGCAAGCCGCCTATTTTGTGATTGTTGCCCGTACACTTGGTTCTGAACAGTATGGCGCTTTTATCAGCGTGACTGCATTAGTAGCAATTTTCTCTCCCTTTGTCAGTTGGGGTGGTGGCGATATTCTCATTAAACACGTATCCAGACATAGATGTTTATTTAACGAATGTTGGGGCAATGCCCTCTTACTAATTTTAGGTTCTGGCTTAATATCCCTAGTGTTAGTGCTATTAGCCGCATTAATAATTTTACCCCCCACTGTTTCACCAATATTAGTCTTATTAATTGCTTTATCTGATTTAATCTTTTTAAGAATTTTGGACACCACAGCCAAGGCTTTTATCGCCGTAGATATGCCCAAAATTTCGGCTCAAATTAACATCATTGCCGCCTTAAAAAGCTTAATTGCAGCCCTCTGTTTAATTAGCTGGTTTGATAAACCAGGCATACTCATCTGGGCTAGTTTATATTGTTTCAGTACAATGGTTGCTGCCTTAATCGGATTTCTCTTAGTACATCTAATTATTGGCGCTCCCAAAATCTCACTACCTCGACTCAAATCAGAGTTAAAAGATGGTTTTTTATTTTCTATTAGCTTATCTGCTCATACAATTTACAACGACATCGATAAAACCATGCTAGCCCGTCTCTCATCTTTAGAGGCTACAGGTATATATGCAGCCTCCTACCGCTTAATCGATGTCACATTTGTACCGATCGCAGCTCTAGCAACCGCCGCTTATGTCAAGTTTTTTAAGCAAGGATTAGTCGGACTTAGAGGTACTCTCCAGCTAGCCAAAAGTCTCTCTCAGACTGTATGTATTTACGGCATTACCGCTAGTATTGGTTTATTAATTCTCGCACCGATTGTACCGTATATTTTAGGTGACGAATATGTCAATGTAGTAGAAAATTTACGCTGGCTCTCACCGATCATCTTGCTTAGGTCGATACAGTATTTGGGAGCAGATGCACTCACCGGAGCGGGTTTTCAGCAAATACGGAGTATTATCCAAATCGGTGTCGCCCTATTCAATGTCTTGATCAATTTTTGGTTGATTCCCCAACATTCATGGAGAGGAGCAGCATGGTCGAGTTTAATGTCTGATACCTTACTGATGTTAAGTATATGGTTATTTATTTTATTTATTTGTGGTTATCTAAATACAAGCAATAAAAAATGTTTAGATAATCTTCATAAATAA
- a CDS encoding O-antigen ligase family protein: MRKAIVWAEQAFTIVSLLLYSGGPLTLILTGGASEGEAHVGVPTEFPQIQILFLLNYLAIAFLLVARWKKAIYVLSKDRFIWTLVGIAVVSMLWSFNPTVTQNRSIALVGTSLFGFYLASRYSIKEQLKLLMWTLSIVLLLSLLFAIALPKYGIMGGIHAGAWRGIYVHKNVFGKIMVLSTLIFWFQVTDSKQKSWFLWLCLGLSVCFSLLAKSTGSLINLVTLFTLIPIYQIFRWRYHVMIPAVIAILIVSSSLSLWITSNAATLLGLLGKDPTLTGRTDMWPYMVDMIEKQPWLGYGYSGFWQGWDSPSAYVWRAAMWMPPNAHNGLLDLWLDLGLLGVCVFLLGFGTIILKSLAWLRITKSSEGLWPLLFLTYMFLANLSESSLMIRNDIFWVLYVAVAFSSLLLPKTTATVRDFQIKQYPKCRVHQCEKT, translated from the coding sequence ATGAGAAAAGCTATAGTATGGGCTGAACAAGCCTTCACAATTGTTTCCTTATTACTTTATTCCGGGGGGCCACTAACGCTAATTCTAACGGGTGGTGCTAGTGAAGGCGAAGCACACGTAGGAGTTCCGACTGAGTTCCCCCAAATTCAGATCCTATTTTTATTAAATTATTTGGCGATCGCTTTCCTCCTAGTGGCGCGTTGGAAAAAGGCAATTTATGTCTTGAGTAAAGACCGATTTATTTGGACATTAGTAGGGATTGCCGTAGTTTCTATGCTGTGGTCTTTTAATCCGACAGTCACCCAAAACCGCAGCATTGCCTTGGTAGGAACAAGTTTATTTGGATTTTATCTAGCTTCTCGATACAGCATTAAAGAGCAGCTGAAGTTACTCATGTGGACTTTGAGTATCGTACTTCTGTTGAGCCTGTTATTTGCCATAGCTTTACCCAAGTACGGCATCATGGGTGGTATTCATGCAGGTGCTTGGCGGGGAATTTATGTCCACAAAAATGTTTTCGGCAAAATTATGGTACTTAGTACCTTAATCTTTTGGTTCCAGGTTACAGATAGTAAACAAAAGAGTTGGTTTTTATGGCTTTGTTTAGGCTTATCAGTTTGCTTCTCACTCCTAGCTAAATCAACAGGATCTCTCATCAACTTAGTCACCTTGTTCACACTCATCCCCATATACCAAATCTTCCGGTGGCGTTATCACGTAATGATTCCAGCTGTAATTGCTATTCTCATCGTTAGTAGTAGTTTATCCCTGTGGATAACTTCTAATGCCGCCACTCTACTAGGACTGTTAGGAAAAGATCCCACCCTGACTGGGCGTACAGATATGTGGCCTTATATGGTGGATATGATTGAAAAACAGCCTTGGTTGGGTTATGGATACAGTGGATTCTGGCAAGGTTGGGATAGTCCGTCCGCCTATGTTTGGCGTGCAGCAATGTGGATGCCTCCCAATGCCCATAATGGTCTTTTGGATCTCTGGCTCGATTTAGGTTTATTAGGAGTCTGCGTATTTCTGCTCGGATTTGGCACAATCATTCTCAAAAGTCTAGCTTGGTTACGTATAACCAAATCCTCAGAGGGTTTATGGCCATTGTTGTTCCTCACATATATGTTCTTAGCCAATCTCAGCGAAAGTTCACTGATGATCCGTAACGATATTTTTTGGGTGCTATACGTGGCAGTAGCATTTTCATCACTATTACTGCCTAAAACCACAGCAACAGTAAGGGACTTCCAGATCAAACAATATCCAAAATGTAGGGTGCATCAGTGCGAGAAAACCTAG